DNA from Microbacterium sulfonylureivorans:
GCAGGATGCGGTCGGGGATGCCGGGTTCGACGTCGTCGCGGAGTTCCTCGCGTTCACGCCCGACCACGTGCAGCAGGACCTCGACCTGTTCGAGGGGCGCATCGGGCAGTACGTCTTCATCAGCTCGGCGTCGGCCTACGAGAAGCCGCCGAGGCGGCTGCCGGTGACCGAGTCGACGCCGCTGCGCAATCCGTTCTGGCGCTACTCGCGCGACAAGATCGCGTGCGAGGACGTCCTGGTCGGCGCCCACCGCGAGCGCGGGCTGCCCGTCACGATCGTCCGCCCGTCGCACACCTACGACGAGCGCCTGCTGCCGACCCTCGGCGGCTGGACCGACATCGAGCGGATGCGCGCCGGCAAGCCGGTCGTCATCCACGGCGACGGCACGAGCCTGTGGACCATCACGCACTCCGACGACTTCGCAGTCGCCTTCACGGGGCTCCTCGGCAACCCCGCGGCGATCGGCGAGGCGTTCACGATCACCGGGACGCACGCGCCCAGCTGGAACCAGATCTACGGCTGGCTCGCCGACGCGGCCGGGGTCCAGCATCCTGATTTCGTGCACGTCGCGTCCGACACGATCGCCGCGTTCGAGCCAGAGCTGGGCCCGACCCTCATCGGCGACAAGGCCCACTCGATGCTCTTCGACAACGCCAAGGTGACGGCGCTCGTGCCGGACTTCCGCACGACGATAACGTTCGACGAGGGTGCCCGTCGCATCCTCGCCCACTACGACGCCCACCCCGACGAGCAGCGCGTCGACGCGGACCGCGATGCGCTGTTCGATCGCATCGCGGCCCACGCCCGGTCCGCAGGCTGACGCCTAGCGCGTGATGTCGCGCACGGTGCCGCGCTCGAGGCGCAGGCGCCGCCGTGCCCGCTTCGCCACCGCAGAGTCGTGCGTGACCACGATGAGCGTCAGCCCCTCGGCGCACAGTGCCTCGAGCACGGCGAGGATCTCGTCGCGCATGCTCTCGTCGAGGTTGCCCGTGGGCTCGTCGGCGAGGAGCACGCGCGGCCGCTTGACGATCGCGCGGGCGATCGCGACGCGCTGCTGCTGACCGCCGGAGAGCTCGCCGGGGCGGTGGTCGCCGCGGTCATCGAGCCCGACGTGCGCGAGCGCCTCGGCGACGCGCACCGTGCGCTCCTCCTTCGGCAGGCCGAGCGGCTCCAGCGCCATGTCGACGTTCTCCGCCGCCGTGAGCGTCGGGATGAGGTTGAATCCCTGGAACACGAACCCGATCTCGCGGGCGCGCACCCGGCCCAGCTCGGCGTTCGAGGCCTCGGCCAGATCGATCTCGCCGAGGCGGACGCTCCCCGTGGTGGGCCGGTCGAGCGCTCCCAGCAGCTGCAGGAGCGTGGACTTGCCGCCGCCGGTCGGTCCCTGGATGGTCACGAAGTCGCCCTGCGAGATGTCGAGGTCGACGCCGGCGAGCGCCTTCACGACGCGGTCCTTCTGACGGTAGGTGCGGGTGACGCCTGCCAGTCGGTACAGCGCGGGGGGCGCGGCATCCGTCTGCGTCGTCGCCTCGGGGTCGAGCATGGTCATCGTCGGTTCTCCTGTCGTGTGCGGGTCGATGGTCGCGTCTGCGGGTGCGGTGGAGTCGGTCATGGGATGCCTCACGAGACCGATCGCAGTGCTTCGGCAGGACTCAGCCGCGCGGCACGCCATCCGCCGAACGCTCCGGCGACGAGTCCGCCCAAGAGGGCGAGGCCGAGCGCCGCCACGACGACCCACAGTGTGACGGGGGCGTGGAGCACGATCTCCGTCGCCCCCTGCTGGAGGGTGTTCGCGAAGCCGCCGCCGGGGCCGCCCATGTTCTCTCCTCCGGGGCCGCCCTGCGTGACCGGCCCGGTCGACGGCGCGGTCGAGATGGTCGGCGACACGAGGTTGATCGCCCAGATGCCGAGGAACCCGATCACGAGCCCCGCGGCGCCGCCGAGGAGTCCCTGCACCACGGACTCCCCCGCGACCTGGCCGACGACGCGGCCGTTGGACCAGCCGATGGCCTTGAGCGTGCCGAACTCCCGGGTGCGGCGCGAGACGCCGGAGATGGTGAACAGCACGGCGAGGGCGAGCGCGACGGCGAGCACGATGATCGACAGCCACGTGCCGAGGTTCGTGATGAGCGACGACGCACTCGAGAGCGATCCGGAGACGTTCGCGGCGAGGTCGGACTGCGAGCTGACGGTCGCGTCGGGCAGCGCCTCCTGCAGGTCCTCCTGCACGGCGGTGATCGCGTCGGACGAATCGGCCTGCACATACACCGTCGACACCACGTCGCCGGTACCGGCGAGCGTCTGCGCGACGTCGAGGGGGATGTACACGTTCGCCGCCGTGTCGGCCTCGCTCGACGTGGAGGCGACGATGCCGACGACCTCGAACTCCTCCCCGCCGACGTCGATGGCGTCGCCGACGGCGACCTCCGCGGTCGAGGCGTATGCGGCGTCGAGCACGGCGACGTTCTCGCCCTCGTCGCCGGATGCGAGCGCCCGCCCGTCGCTGAGGCTCACGGCCGACATCGGGCCCACCTCCGACTCGGCCGGCTCGATGCCGAGCACGGTGAACGAGTCGACGTCGAACGAGCCGCCGCCGAATCCTCCACCGCCGCCGTCCTGAGGCGGCGCCTGACCGGTGGTGCCCGACTCGGTCGGGGGCGGCGGCAGCTCGCCCGAGAACGTCATGTTCGTGAGGCTGAGTGCGCCGGATGCCGCGGCCACCCCGTCCACACCGGACACGGTGTCGAGCACGCTCGCCTCGAGGGTCGCGCGCATCGGCTCCGAGACGAGCCGGGACTGGCTGAGCTCGGTGGTGCCGTCGTCGGCGGTCTCGCCGCCGTCCTCGCCGAACTCGAACGCCTGGCCGCGACCTGCTCCAGGCTCGGCCATCGCGCCGGTGACCGTGAGGTCGGTGCCGACGCCGTAGACCGACTCGAGCGCCTGTGCCTGAGCGTCGCGCACGCCGGCGGCGAGCGAGTTGACGATCATCACGAGCGCGATGGCGATCGCGAGTCCGGTCGCGACGATGATCGTCTGCTTCTTGCGGCCGGCCAGTTCCCGCCGCAGATACGTTCCGTACATGGGTCTCCTCCCGGCAGGCGAGGTGCCGGCCGTCGAGAGCGAAGCTAGGGACCGCGTCGATGCAGAACTCCAGCGGAGGCTATGAACCGGTTATGTGCGCGCTTCCGCACTCACAGCATCCGCATAGCGCTCGCCATAGGAAGCACATAGGAACGCGAGCACAATGGACCCATGACCAACGCCACGCCCGCACTCCTGCGTCCCGACGGCTCGCCCCTGCGCGTGCTCGTCGTCGATGACGAGCAGATGCTCACCGACCTCCTGTCGATGGCCCTGCGCATGGAGGGGTGGGAGGTGCGCACCGCAGGCTCGGGCTTCCAGGCGCTCCAGGCGGCCCGCGAGTTCTCGCCCGACGCCATGGTGCTCGACGTCATGATGCCCGACCTCGACGGCATGGCCGTGCTGCAGCGCCTGCGCCAGTCGGGCGACGACGTGCCGGTGCTCTTCCTGACCGCGAAGGACGCCGTGAGCGACCGGGTCGCGGGTCTCACCGCCGGCGGCGACGACTACGTCACGAAGCCGTTCTCACTCGAAGAGGTCGTGGCGCGCCTGCGCGGCCTCATGCGCCGCGCGGGAACGGCGCACGCGTCGGGCGCGGAGCCGATCCTCCGCGTCGCCGACCTCACCCTCAACGAGGACAGCCACGAGGTCGAGCGGGCCGGCGCCGAGATCGAGCTGACCGCGACCGAGTTCGAGCTGCTGCGCTACCTCATGCGCAACCAGCGCCGGGTCGTCTCGAAGGCGCAGATCCTCGACCGCGTCTGGAACTACGACTTCGGCGGACGCTCCAGCGTCGTCGAGCTGTACATTTCCTACCTCCGCAAGAAGATCGACCACGGCCGCGATCCCCTCATCCACACGGTGCGCGGCGTCGGCTACATGATCAAGGCCCCGCAATGACCGACGCCCGAACCGAGAACCCGGCGGATGCCGCGGCCGCTCCCCCGGCGCGGGACGAGGCATCCCGTCGTCGGCCCTGGACGCTGCAGAACAAGCTCATCGTCACCGTCGTCGCGATCACGTCGCTGATCATGGTGCTCGTCGGAGTGACGACGAGCGCGATCCTCGGGACCGTCCTCGAGGACAGCCTGACGAACCAGGTGAAGAGCTCGGCCCAGCGCACGGCGGCGATGGTGCGCCAGCCGGTGGCGTCGGGGATGACGGCGGAGCAGATCCTCAATCAGATGCCCCAGCAGCCCGGCTTCCTCCTCGCCGTGCAGGCACCGCTCGGAGAGCCGACCGCGGCCTACGTCGACTCCGACGGTGCGGTCGTGGCGCTCACGACCGACCAGATCACCCAGCTCGTGGACGGCCTCCGCAGCGATACGCCGTTCGTCGTCACGATCGACGAGGTCGGGACCTTCCGGGTGGACGGCGAGTCGGGCGTCGTGGTCGGAATCTCCCGCGATCAGGTGGCCGTCAACATCGGGCGGATGCTCACGACGATCGGCCTGCTGACGCTCGGTGGCCTCATCCTCCTCGCCCTGGCCACCGCGTGGACGATCCGGGCCGGCCTCGCGCCGCTGCGCGCCGTCGCCGACACGGCCGAGCGCGTCTCGAGGATCCCGCTCGACCAGGGCGAGGTCTCGATCCCCGAGCGCGTTCCCGCGCGACAGGCCGATCCCCGCACCGAGGTCGGCCGAGTCGGCGAGGCGCTCAACACGCTCCTCGACCACGTCGGCACGTCGCTGACCGCGCGTCAGCGCAACGAGGAGCGCATGCGCACCTTCGTGGCCGATGCCAGCCACGAGCTGCGGACGCCGCTCGCGTCCATCCGCGGCTACTCGGAGCTGTCCCTGCGCGCCCTCTCGAAGGACCACCGCGCCGCCACGATCGAGACGACCGAGGCGTCCCTCGAGCGCATCCAGGCGCAGTCGCTGCGCATGACGACGCTCGTCGAGGACCTGCTGCTGCTCGCCCGGCTGGACGAGGGGCAGGAGCTCGTCTACGGCACGGTCGACCTGACCCGCCTCGCGATCGAGGCCGTCGGCGACGCCCGACCGGCGGGGCCCGACCACCAGTGGGTCATGGACCTCCCCGACGCCCCGGTGCAGATCGCCGGCGACACCGGCCGCCTGCACCAGGTCGCCGCCAACCTGCTCGCGAACGCGCGCACGCACACGCCCGCCGGCACGACGGTCACGGTGACGGTCGAACGGGATGCCGACACCGCCGTCCTGCGCGTCCACGACGACGGCCCCGGCATAGAGCCGACGCTGCGCGACGAGCTCTTCGAGCGGTTCTCGCGCGCCGACCGGTCGCGCGCCCGCCAGACGGGCGGCACCGGGCTCGGCCTCTCCATCGCCCGAGCGATCGTCGACGCGCACGGCGGCACGATCTCGGTCGAGAGCGTTCCCGGGGACACGACCTTCGAGGTGCGTCTTCCCGCCAGACCTCTCGACCCGGCCGACAGCGCCGTCTCCGAGGAGCCGACGATGGACGCTCCCGCCGACGAGGACCAGCCCGTCACGCCCTAGCCGAACCAGGTCGGCGGTCGTGACCAGACCCGTCCGGCCCGCCCCCGGGGGTGGGCAGGTCAGTAGCCGCTGAAGGCGTCGGTGGTGATCGACCGGGCCTTCTCGAGCGCCGGCGCGAGGTCGGCGATGAGTCCGGCCGGACCGGAGATGTACGCGTGGCGTGCCGCGATGTCGGGCACGACGGTCACGAGACCCTCCGCGTCGAGCCGCACACCGCGCGCCCAGAGCCAGTTCGCAGGCAGATCGGCCGGCCGGTCGCGCGTGAACACGACGACCGATATCCCGGCTGCCTCGAGATCGGCGCGGTACGCGAGCTCGGACGCGTCCGAGGCGACGTAGACGAGCACGATGTCGCGCTCCTCGCCCGCCGCACGCATGTGCCGGATCTGCGAGACGAACGGCGTCACGCCGATGCCCGCCGCGACCATGAGGATCGGGGCGCCGTCGCGCTTGGGAAGGACGAAGTCGCCCCACACGCCGGTGATCGCCAGCCGCTCCCCCGGCGCCACCCGGGCGAGCGCCTTCTTGTACGAGGACTGCGGCTTCGCCGACGCGGCCGAGCTCTCCTTGAAGGCGACGCGAAGGAGAGGAAGGTCTTCGGGCGCGGAGGCGATGCTGAATTCGCGGCGCGTGCCGCGGGCGTCGGGGTGCGCGTGCGGCACCTCGAGCTCGAGGTACTGGCCGGGGACGAACGACAGCCGGTCGTGCACGCGGAACGTCAGCTCCTGCACGGTCGGCGTGCGCTCGGCTCGGGAATCGAGGGTGAGCCGCACCGCGGTGCGGACCGCGAACGCGAAGGCGACCGCGTTGCCGATCAGCAGGGCGCGCTCCTGCCCGAGCGAGATGTCGCCGAGCGGGATCGGCCATCCGGCCAGCACGCCGACGATCGCGGCCACCGTGAACTGCTGCCAGCGACGCGGTGGGAGCGTGAGCGGCTCGGACAGCATGAACGCGCCGAGGAACAGGAACGGCGACGACCACAGGATCTGCCAGAACACGGTCATCGAGTCGACGACGGCTCCGGCCGCCTGCAGCTGCGCGGCGGTGCGGAGCACCGCGATCGCGACCGCGATCACGAGGAACACCGCCACCACGCGGATCTTCTCGGTGCGCCACAGCACGGCGAGGCCGAGCACGACGACGGGCAGCGCGAGCGCCTGCGTGCCGACCCACCACGACGACGCTCCGAGTGCCGGCCACGCGATGCTCAGGAGGGTGAGAACGGTCGCTCCGACGGCGGCCGGGTTGAAGATGTGGCGCCCTCGCCACGCGAGGAGGTACTTCGAGAGGGAGGCCGCGGCCGCCGCGATCGCGATGCCGCCGAGCGCGGCGACATCGAGCGTCGGGCGCAGCACGAAGAGCAGGATGTGCGCGGTGATCAGCGACGACTCGAGGCGCCAGGGCAGGTGCAGGACGCGCTGGGCCGCGGCATCCACTCCCACGCAGACGGCGGAGAGGACGGCGAGCGTCGCGATCAGCTCGAGAGGAGAGGGCCCGACCAGATCGAAGAACGACAGCACGAGCGACGTGACGGCGAGGGCTGCCAGGGCGAGGTAGACGACGCGGTACATCGAGACGCGCCCCAGGAGGGCGAAGACGCGGTTCCAGACCGCGGTGACGGATCCGAGCACGTCACACCGCCTGGAGGGGCTCGTGGGCGCCTGCGGGCGGCACGATGCGGATGCCGTCGCCCGGCCGCACCTCTCCTCCGGTGAGCACGATCGACATGACGCCGGCCAAGCGCACGGTGGCTCCCCCGTCGTCGACGTACACGAGCTCCTTCATCAGCCCCTCCGACAGTCCGTTGATCTGGGTGCAGGGATTGCGGAGCCCCGTGAGCTCGACGACGGCCTCGTCGCCGATCTCGAGCCGCGTCCCGCGCGGAAGGCCGAGCAGGTCGACCCCCGACGTGGTGATGTTCTCGCCCATCGCCCCCGGATCGATCCGGTGGCCGCGCTCGTCCATCTCGGCGAACAGCTCGGCGTGGATGAGATGCACCTGCCGCAGGTTGGGCGTCGACGGATCGCGCCGCACGCGGGAGAGGTGCTGCACCGTCGCCCCGGCGTGCGCATCGCCCTCGACGCCGAAGCCGGCGATCAGGGTGATGGCCTCGCGCGTGGGCTTGCTGAAGCGGTGCGCGTCGTCGCGGGCGACGGCGACGACCTGTCCGAGGGGAAGCGAGTCGGTCACCTCTCCACGCTAGCCTCTCGGCGGAAGAGGTCGGCGCGGCAGCCGGGCGACCAGTCCACGCGGCCGTCGGTGGTCATCCGCACCCACTCGACGCCCCAGTCGTGCGCGAGGCGCGGTCCCCCGTCGAAGAAGAGCGCCGTGGCGATGGCGTCTGCGCGCATCGCGGTGGGCGCCACCGCCCAGGTCGCTGCGACGGTGTGCACCGGAACGCCTGTCCGGGCGTCGAGCACGTGATGCAGGCCGTCGCCCCACGCGCGCCGGTTCACCGCCGACGCGCAGAGTGCGGCATCCGTCACCTCCCAGACGCCGATCGCGCGGCGCGCATCGAACGGATGCTCCAGCCCGATCCGCTGCGGAGCGCCGCGCACGGCCATGTCGCCCCCGGCGTCGACGACGAAGCCGCCCGGGGAGGCGAGCGCCACCACGTCGGCCACGAGGTCGACGAGCCGGCCCTTTCCCAGCGCGCCCACGTCGATCGTCGCGGGGCGGTCGAGGGCGAGGATCCCGTCGTGCCACGTCAGTGCGCGTACCCAATCCGCAGGCGCCGCGACGGGCACGCCGGCGGTGAGCGAGTAGCCCGCGTCGTAGCCCAGGCGCTCGAGGGATGCCCCGATCAGCGGGTTGACGGCGCCGCCCGTGGCATCGGACAGCTCGACGAACGCGTCGAGCATCGCTGCGGCGTCGGGCGGCGCGGGCACGGCCCCTCCTGCGGACGCGAGCGACCCGACGAGCGAATCGGCGCGGAATCGCGACCAGGCCGCGTCGAAGTCGTCGATCACGGCCGCGACCCGCTGCCGCGTCTTCTCACCGAGCGGTGCGTCCGCCACGATCTCCCACGCCGTGCCGATCGCGTCGAATCGCCACGTGTCGCCGGTGGACTGCGCCGGCACCGGGCGGGACATCGCTCAGAGGGCCGCTTCGGCCTTGATCGCGTCGATCGCCTGGTTGAAGCCGCTGCTCGTCAGGGACGATCCGGCGACGCGGCTGACGGAGATCTCGTCGATGTCCTCGCCGACGACGACATCGGAGATGCCGCCGATGAACTGGCCCTGGTATTGCTCGGACTCGGCCTTCTGCGGATCGCCGACGACCTCGACCGCCGTGATGACGTCGCTGTCGAGCGTGACGGTGACCGAGATCGTCTCGACCGTCTCGGGCGTCGAGTACGAGCCCTCGGCGGTGTAGGTGCCGTCGGCGTAGGTCGCGGCGCCGCCGGTGTCGGTGCCGGTCGTCCCGGCGTCCGAACGCGTGTCGGTCGAGGCGTCGTCGGCGGCCGGGGAGCATCCGGCGAGCAGGACGATGCCTGCGACCGCGGCGACGGTCGCGCCGGCGCGGAGAGAGCGAGCGGGACGTGTGGCGACGGCGGTGCGGATCATGGTGGTCCTCCTGGGTCGTTGGTGTCGAGGTCGGCGCTCGCAGGTCGGCGCCGTGAGGGGATCCTGACAGCGCTCACTATGAGCGACCTCTGAAGGAGGTCACGTTCGGATGCGCCCGATCGTTCAGATCCGGCGTCAGGCCGCCCCGTCGAACATGCTCGTGACCGATCCGTCCTCGAAGACCTCGTGGATCGCGCGAGCGAGCAGCGGCGCGATCGGGAGGATCGTGAGCGTCGGGAAGCGCTTGGAGTCGGGGATCGGGATCGTGTCGGTCACGACGACCTCGTCGATCGCGTCGCTCTGCAGACGCTGCGCGGCCGGGTCGCTGAAGATCGGATGGGTCGCCGCCACGATCACCTTGACGGCCCCGTTGGCCTTGAGCGCCTCGGCCGCCTTCACGATCGTGCCGCCGGTGTCGATCATGTCGTCGACGAGGAGACACACCCGTCCGCTGACGTCACCGACGATCTCGTTGACCGTGACCTCGTTCGCGACATTCGGGTCGCGGCGCTTGTGGATGATCGCGAGCGGCGCGCCCAGGCTGTCGGACCAGGTGTCGGCCACGCGCACCCTGCCGGTGTCGGGCGAGACGACCGTGAGCTTGGCGCGGTCGTCGTCGCTCAGCGTGTTCTGGAAGTACTCGAGCAGCACGGGCTTGGCGAACAGATGGTCGACCGGCCCGTCGAAGAAGCCCTGGATCTGCGCAGCGTGGAGGTCGACGCTCATGACGCGGTCGGCGCCCGCCGTCTTGAGCAGGTCGGCGACGAGACGGGCGCTGATGGGCTCGCGCCCACGGCCCTTCTTGTCCTGCCGCGAGTACGGGTAGTACGGCGCGACGACGGTGATCCGCTTCGCGGACGCGCGCTTGGCGGCATCCAGCATGATCAGCGTCTCCATGAGCCACTCGTTGACCGGAGGCCCGAAGCTCTGGATCAGGAAGAAGTCGCAGCCGCGGATCGACACCTCGAACCGGGTGAGGATCTCGCCCGACGCGAACGTGCGGTACTCGGTGGGCACCAGCTCGGTGCCCAGATGCTCGGTGACCTCCGCCGCGAGCGCCGGGTGCGAGCTTCCCCGGGCGATGACCAGCCGCTTCTTGGTCTTGGCGACCAGTCCGGGTGCGATGTCGTTATCGCGATCGAGTTCAACGGTCTTCTTCTTGCGCCCCATCGTCCGCCTTCTGTGCGGACCGAGCCTTGGCCGCGGCATCCGCCGCGCCTGTTCCCGGTCTGTTGTTCTCGACCCACCCCTCGACATTGCGCTGAGGGGCCACGCTGAGAGCCAGGGCACCGGCGGGAACATCCTTGCGGATGACCGCCCCGGCCCCGGTCTTCGCGCCGTCTCCGATCCTAACGGGCGCGACGAAGACGTTGTGCGAGCCGGTGTGCACCTCGTCGCCGATCTCGGTGCGGTGCTTGGTGATGTCGTCGTAGTTCGCGGTGATCGCGCCGGCGCCGAGGTTCACCCCCGTGCCGATGGTCGTGTCGCCGATGTACGACAGGTGCGGCACCTTGCTCCGCTCGCCGATCGTGGAGTTCTTCGTCTCCACGAAGGTGCCGATCTTGCCCTTGTCGCCCAGGTACGTGCCCGGGCGGAGGTAGGCGAAGGGCCCGACGGTGGCCCCGGCGCCGATCACGGCGAGCGTCGCGTCGGTGCGGGTGACCACCGCGTTCTCCCCCACCTCGCAGTCGACGAGGCTCGTGTCGGGACCGATCGTCGCGCCGGCGCCGATCGCCGTGGCCCGCAGGATGTGCGTGTTCGGCAGCACCGTCACGTCGGGAGCCAGCGTCGCGGTGACGTCGATCCATGTGGTCGCGGGGTCGAGGATCGACGCTCCCTCGAGCTGCCAGCGGCGCACCGTCCGGGCGTTGAGCAGTCGCGCGGCCTCGGACAGCTGCACGCGGTCGTTCACCCCCAAGGCGGCCGAGGCGCTCGGTGCGCTCGATGCGGCGACGACGAGCCGCGAGGCGCGCAGCAGGGCGACCACGTCGGTGAGGTACTTCTCGCCCTGCGCGTTGGCTGTGCCGACGAGGGCCAGGTGGGTGCGCAGGGCGGGCGCCTGGAAGACGTAGACCCCCGCGTTGATCTCGGTGACGGATGCCTCGTCCGCCGTCGCGTCCTTCTGCTCGACGATGCGCGACACCGCGCCGTCCACGTCGCGGATGACGCGGCCGTAGCCGGTGGCGTCGTCGACGACGGCGCTCAGCACGGTCGCCGCCGCCGCGCCGGAGCGGTGCGCGCTGACGAGCGCCGCGAGGGTGCCCGCCTCGAGGAGCGGAACGTCACCGCTGAGCACGAGCACGTCGCCGTCGAAGTCGCCGAGCGCGTCGAGGGCGAGCTCGACGGCGCGCCCGGTACCCGGAACGTCGTCCTGGTCGACGACGACGACTCCGGGTGCTGCGGCGACGACCGCGTCGGCGACGAGGTCGCGCTCGTGGCGCACCACCACCACCAGGCGCTCGGGCGAGAGCGTCAGGGCGGTGTCGATCACGTGGCCCACGAGTGGGCGGCCGCCGATGCGGTGCAGGACCTTCGGCAGCGAGGATTTCATGCGCGTCCCCTGGCCGGCGGCCAGCACGATCACGGCGAGACTGCGGTCGTCGATGTTGTGGGTCATGCTCCGCCGCCAGGATTCGAACCTGGACCTAACAGCTCCAAAGGCTGTCGTGCTGCCGTTACACCACGGCGGACCACCGCGCCCGGCGCGGCCGCCGTCAAGTCTGCCAGACCTCTCCGCACGCCCTGCCCGCGGTGGACTGCCCTCCCCCCGATAATGGGGGGATGGCCAAGGAGACCGACGAGGTCGATCGCATCGTCGAGGCGTGGATCGCGCAGCGACCCGATCTCGACTTCTCGCCGCTCGAGGTGCTCTCACGCGTCGACCGGCTCTCCCGGCACCTCGACCGCGCCCGGCGCGACGCGTTCCGCCGGAGCGACCTCGAGCCGTGGGAGTGGGACGTCCTGTCGGCGCTGCGGCGCGCGGGCGAGCCGTTCCAGCTCAGCCCGAAGCAGCTGCTCCTCCAGACGCTGGTCTCCAGCGGCACGATGACCAACCGCATCGATCGGCTCGTCGGCCGCAGGCTCGTCAGACGCGAGGCCGACCCCGACGACGGGCGCAGCATCCTGGTGATCCTCAGCGACGACGGGAAGACACGGGTGGATGCCGCGATCACGCGCCTCGTCGATGCCGAAGCGGTGCTGCTCGCCGGGCTCTCGCGCGGTGACCGCGAGCGCCTCGCCGGCCTCCTGCGCAAGCTGAGCCTCGGCTTCGACGCCTGAGAGCGCGCAGCCGGACGGTCAGCCCATCTGCTCGGTGAGCTCGAACCACCTCAGCTCGACGTCGTCGCGCTCGGCCTCCAGCCCACCGATGCGGGCCATCTCGGCGCCGAGGCCGACGTAGTCGGACTGGTCGTGCTCGGCGAGCGCCGTGCGGGCGGCGGCGATCTGCTTCTCCAGCTTCTCGAGGCGACGCTCCAGTGCGGAGAGCTCCTTCTGGGCGGTGCGCAGGTCGGCGCCGCTGAGCCCCGTCGCGGCAGGGACGACGGATGCCCCGGCCGGCCCGCCGGGGAGCGCCGCGGGAGCCTCCCGCTCGCGCGTGCGCAGCCGCAGGTACTCGTCGACGCCACCGGGCAGATGCCGGAGGTGCCCGCCGAGGATCGCGTACTGCTGATCGGTGACGCGCTCGATGAAGTAGCGGTCGTGCGAGACGACGAGGAGCGTGCCGGGCCACGTGTCGAGGAGGTCCTCCATCGCGGCGAGCATGTCGGTGTCGAGATCGTTGGTGGGCTCGTCGAGGATGAGCACGTTCGGCTGCTCGAGCAGGATCAGCAGCAGCTGCAGGCGGCGCTTCTGACCTCCGGAGAGGTCCTTGACCGGCGTCGAGAGCTGGGCGCTGGCGAACCCCATCCGCTCGAGCAGCTGCCCGGGGGTGACCTCCTGCGCCTTAGACCCGCTCCCGAACGTGTAGGTGGTGCGCAGTCGCTCGATGACCGCGCGCACCGGATCGTCGAGATGCTCCTCGAGCTCGTCGAGTCGCTGGGTCAGGGTCGCGACCTGCACGGTCTTGCCCCGCTTGACCCGTCCTGCGGTCGGTACGACGTCGCCGGAGACCAGGCCGAGCAGCGTCGACTTGCCGGCGCCGTTGACACCCAGGATGCCGGTGCGCTCGCCCGGGGCGATGCGCCACTCGACCGGATGGAGCACCTCCCGGGGCGGACCGCCACCGGGCGACGGGTAGGTCACCGACGCATCGAGGAGGTCGACGACATCCTTGCCCAGTCGCGAGACCGCCAGCGACTGCAGCTCGGTCTTGTCGCGGATCTCGGGCACGTCGGCGATGAGCTCGTTCGCCGCGTCGATGCGGAACTTGGGCTTCGATGTGCGGGCCGGCGCGCCGCGACGGAGCCACGCCAGCTCCTTGCGAGCGAGGTTCTGCCGACGCGCCTCGATCGTCGCGGCCTGCCGGTCGCGCTCGACGCGCTGCAGGATGTAGGCCGCGTAGCCGCCGTCGAAGGGCTCGACGACACGGTCGTGCACCTCCCACGTGCGGGTGCATACCTCGTCGAGGAACCACCGGTCGTGCGTGACGACGAGGAGCCCGCCCTGACTGGCCGACCAGCGCCGCTTGAGGTGCTCGGCGAG
Protein-coding regions in this window:
- a CDS encoding FAD-dependent oxidoreductase encodes the protein MLGSVTAVWNRVFALLGRVSMYRVVYLALAALAVTSLVLSFFDLVGPSPLELIATLAVLSAVCVGVDAAAQRVLHLPWRLESSLITAHILLFVLRPTLDVAALGGIAIAAAAASLSKYLLAWRGRHIFNPAAVGATVLTLLSIAWPALGASSWWVGTQALALPVVVLGLAVLWRTEKIRVVAVFLVIAVAIAVLRTAAQLQAAGAVVDSMTVFWQILWSSPFLFLGAFMLSEPLTLPPRRWQQFTVAAIVGVLAGWPIPLGDISLGQERALLIGNAVAFAFAVRTAVRLTLDSRAERTPTVQELTFRVHDRLSFVPGQYLELEVPHAHPDARGTRREFSIASAPEDLPLLRVAFKESSAASAKPQSSYKKALARVAPGERLAITGVWGDFVLPKRDGAPILMVAAGIGVTPFVSQIRHMRAAGEERDIVLVYVASDASELAYRADLEAAGISVVVFTRDRPADLPANWLWARGVRLDAEGLVTVVPDIAARHAYISGPAGLIADLAPALEKARSITTDAFSGY
- a CDS encoding MOSC domain-containing protein, with translation MTDSLPLGQVVAVARDDAHRFSKPTREAITLIAGFGVEGDAHAGATVQHLSRVRRDPSTPNLRQVHLIHAELFAEMDERGHRIDPGAMGENITTSGVDLLGLPRGTRLEIGDEAVVELTGLRNPCTQINGLSEGLMKELVYVDDGGATVRLAGVMSIVLTGGEVRPGDGIRIVPPAGAHEPLQAV
- a CDS encoding FAD:protein FMN transferase gives rise to the protein MSRPVPAQSTGDTWRFDAIGTAWEIVADAPLGEKTRQRVAAVIDDFDAAWSRFRADSLVGSLASAGGAVPAPPDAAAMLDAFVELSDATGGAVNPLIGASLERLGYDAGYSLTAGVPVAAPADWVRALTWHDGILALDRPATIDVGALGKGRLVDLVADVVALASPGGFVVDAGGDMAVRGAPQRIGLEHPFDARRAIGVWEVTDAALCASAVNRRAWGDGLHHVLDARTGVPVHTVAATWAVAPTAMRADAIATALFFDGGPRLAHDWGVEWVRMTTDGRVDWSPGCRADLFRREASVER
- a CDS encoding FMN-binding protein, which encodes MIRTAVATRPARSLRAGATVAAVAGIVLLAGCSPAADDASTDTRSDAGTTGTDTGGAATYADGTYTAEGSYSTPETVETISVTVTLDSDVITAVEVVGDPQKAESEQYQGQFIGGISDVVVGEDIDEISVSRVAGSSLTSSGFNQAIDAIKAEAAL
- a CDS encoding ribose-phosphate diphosphokinase; this translates as MGRKKKTVELDRDNDIAPGLVAKTKKRLVIARGSSHPALAAEVTEHLGTELVPTEYRTFASGEILTRFEVSIRGCDFFLIQSFGPPVNEWLMETLIMLDAAKRASAKRITVVAPYYPYSRQDKKGRGREPISARLVADLLKTAGADRVMSVDLHAAQIQGFFDGPVDHLFAKPVLLEYFQNTLSDDDRAKLTVVSPDTGRVRVADTWSDSLGAPLAIIHKRRDPNVANEVTVNEIVGDVSGRVCLLVDDMIDTGGTIVKAAEALKANGAVKVIVAATHPIFSDPAAQRLQSDAIDEVVVTDTIPIPDSKRFPTLTILPIAPLLARAIHEVFEDGSVTSMFDGAA
- the glmU gene encoding bifunctional UDP-N-acetylglucosamine diphosphorylase/glucosamine-1-phosphate N-acetyltransferase GlmU; protein product: MTHNIDDRSLAVIVLAAGQGTRMKSSLPKVLHRIGGRPLVGHVIDTALTLSPERLVVVVRHERDLVADAVVAAAPGVVVVDQDDVPGTGRAVELALDALGDFDGDVLVLSGDVPLLEAGTLAALVSAHRSGAAAATVLSAVVDDATGYGRVIRDVDGAVSRIVEQKDATADEASVTEINAGVYVFQAPALRTHLALVGTANAQGEKYLTDVVALLRASRLVVAASSAPSASAALGVNDRVQLSEAARLLNARTVRRWQLEGASILDPATTWIDVTATLAPDVTVLPNTHILRATAIGAGATIGPDTSLVDCEVGENAVVTRTDATLAVIGAGATVGPFAYLRPGTYLGDKGKIGTFVETKNSTIGERSKVPHLSYIGDTTIGTGVNLGAGAITANYDDITKHRTEIGDEVHTGSHNVFVAPVRIGDGAKTGAGAVIRKDVPAGALALSVAPQRNVEGWVENNRPGTGAADAAAKARSAQKADDGAQEEDR